TTGAATTACTTTCCGAATATTATGGGATGTATCCCTTTAAGGATGAGAAATATGGACATTGCCTTGCAGGAATTGGGGGTGGGATGGAGCACCAGACCATGACCACGATAGGTGGGTTCAGTTTTGGTTTGGTGGCCCACGAATTGGGTCACATGTGGTTTGGCGACAATGTTACCTGTGCCACATGGAGCGACATTTGGATCAACGAAGGTTTTGCATCCTATACTGAATATCTTACCGCATATTACATCCAGGGGCCGTCCAGCGGCGCCTCATGGATGAACGGTGCTCATAACTCCATTAAATCTTCTCCCGGAGGGAGTGTTTATGTTCCACCAGATGAAGTGAATCCCGGCAATGTCTGGAGAATATTCGACGGAAGACTTTCCTACAAAAAAGGTGCTGCCATCATTCATGTGCTTCGCCAGGAGATCCAGAATGATGAGTTGTTCTTTGAAATTTTGCAGGAGTTCCAGGATCAATACAGGGACAGTGTTGCTACAGGTGTGGATTTTGTAAATGTGGCAAATCAGCTGTCGGGACAGCATTTTGGCTATTTTCTCGAGCAATGGTATTTTGGAGAGGGCTACCCGATTTATGATGTCATCTGGAATCAATCTGCTGACAAACTTTACATAACAACAACACAGACTGCATCAACAAATGTAACCACACTGTTTGAAACCTATGTTGAGTATAAAGTGAATTACACCGACGCTACCAATGAAATTATTTTACTCCGGCAAACTGAGAATGTAAACAACTACGAAATTCCAATCAGTAAACCCGTTGCTTCCATTGAATTAGATCCTGATAATTGGTTGATAAAAGATGTGGATGGGATAATGGTCGGCATATCCAACCATGATTCGCCGGTACATTTTTCATTGGCGCCAAACCCCTCTTCGGACAAAATGAACCTTTATTTTGATCAACAGAACATTAGCCCCAAAGAAGTGTTGATCACCGATCTTACAGGGAAAGCCATTTTAAAAACTACAGCGGGCGATCCAATTTTCACGATTGATGTTTCGGGTTTTGCACCAGGTGTTTACCTGGTAACAGTATTTGATGGGCAACACAGGCTCACGCAAAGATTGATAAGGAAATAGCTGGGATATGAAGTAACCGTTTTTATAACAACAAAAAGTTTATGACATGAAAAAATTGTTATTCGTTGTAGCACTAATGCTGTTTCTAAAATTGCCAGTATGGTCACAAACCATTTACTGGGTTGAAGAATTTGATGCAAACCAGGGCTGGTCTTTGGATGAAAACTGGAGTTTTTCCGGAGGTAAAATACGCTTTTACTGGACTCCTACAATCACAAACTTTGATCTTTCTGCGGTTTCGCCAGCCATTCAACTTCATGAAAACACCGCTGATCTTATCGTAAATCAGCACCTCGACGCATTCAGCGCAAGCAATCCACCTGAAGCTGCAGAAATTTATATCATTGCGGGTGAAACGGAGTTGCTGCTTTGGGATTACACATTGAACCTTGGCGACTGGGGGCTTAGCACAGGCAGTGATATTGCTTTTGATATCAGCGAATTTGCCGGACAAACCGTACAATTTAAATTCAGGACGTATGGCCCCACGACTTATCAATGGAACTGGTGGGATGTGTTTAGCCTCAAGCTTACTGCTTTGTTTCAAAACGACCTGACAGCATCCGGGATTACCGGTCCATCAATCATTAATCCTGACGAAACCGGAACCTGGAGTGTTCAGGTAAAGAATCTCGGATCCCAACCGCAATCGGGTTTTACGATCACATTATTCAGTATTAAAAACAATGATCTGATAGGTACAATTGATGTTAATGAAAGTATTCAACCCCAACAGTCACTTTCTGTTGATTTCAGCTGGACACCGGAAATAGCCCATAATACTGCTTTATACGCCTCTGTTGAACTTATCGGGGATGAATTTGAAGAAAATAATATTTCTAAAAGTTATTTTTTAAGGATTAAACCGGACATAGAGTTCTCAGTATTGGTCTGGGATAATGACAATGGGATTCAAACCATTAACGACCCTGAAATAGGTGATGAAATAGAACCCTCCTTATCCCTCACCCGCGCGCTTGACAACACCGGAATTACTTACCAGTTGGTGAGTTCGCTCCCACCCTTCCTGAACAACTACGATATCATTTTTGCCACTATGGGTTGTTACTGTCTGAGCTGAGGTGTGACTCCTCCCGGTTCTGTAAGTGTAGCAGACCAGGCAAAACTCATAAGTTATCTTCAAAATGGCGGTAGTTTATACCTCGAGAGCGTAAACATTGCGAAAGATTACGCAAGCAGCAGCCTTAATGGTTATCTGGGTTTGACGTTTATGCATGACGGAAACGACAACGAAGTCAATGTGCTTTACGGAAACAATCAACCATTAACCGAACAACTGGAAATGAATTACCATGGGGGCACAAATGCTCATTACAATGTTGACCGGATGAATACCTTCTCGGGTGAAATGCTCTTCACCTGCGATGGTGACTTCGGTAGAATGGTAATAAATGAAGGGGAGAATTTCAAGGTTGTTTCCTCATCGGTCATCATGGGTGCAATGGCTAACGGCTATGGACTTAATCTCAAACCTTACCTGATAGGTGAAATGGTGAATTATTTCCTGGGCTATGATCCAACAACGGGATTTAACGACCTTTCTTTAGCAAACCATACAATCAGCAATTTCCCCAACCCCTTTTCCTCAACCACAACCATTCATTTTTCTGTTGATGAACCCGGAAATGTCACTGTTGAACTATTTGATGCTTGGAGTCGTAAGATTAAAACGCTGAAACAAGCTTTTTTGATTCCGGGCGATTACACCGTTGTTTGGAACGCCACTGATGAATCGGGGAATCTGGTCAACAGTGGGATTTATTATTCCAAAATGGCCATTGGAAATACCGTCAAAACAAATAAGATGATTTTAGTCAGATAGACTGCAATACCTATTACTCAAACTAAAAATTAAAATGATGAAAAAAAATTTGTTGGTTCTTTTATTAGCCGGCGCTTTATTTGCCCTGATCCCGGCACATGTTTCGGGACAAACATTAAACACTCCAAAAGGTAACAAAACCCAAATGCATCAGGAAACGCCTGACGATCCTTACCTTCCGAACGCTCACTTAAACAAGAAAACCGGGCCGGCCTATAAAGTGCGCAACAGTGGATTCTTTTCTACCCAGGTAAACGTGGACGAATTTGGTCAGAATATTTACGATGATGCGGCAAACGAACCGTCCATTGGCATCGATCCTACTGATCCTCAGCGAATGGTGATCGGCTGGCGGCAGTTTGATAACATCAACAGCAATTTCCGGCAGGCGGGCCATGCCTACACCACTGATGGCGGTGAAACCTGGACTTTTCCGGGGGTGATCAATCCCGGTATTTTTCGTTCTGATCCAGTGCTTGACACCGATGCGGAAGGAACTTTTTATTACAACAGCCTGTCGGTTGACAACCAAAACAACTACTGGTGCGATGTTTTTAAAAACGGAGAAGGAGGATTTGAGTGGGATGAAGGCACCTATGCCCAGGGAGGCGACAAGCAATGGATGGTGATCGACAAGAGTGGCGGAATGGGAGACGGGCACATTTACTCTTTCTGGACTTCAAACTGGAGCATATGTTACCCACAAGCGTTTACCCGATCCATTGATGAAGGCGCCAGTTATGAAGACTGCGTTGAGGTACCCGGCGATCCTTACTGGGGAACAATGGCCGTTGGTCCTGACGGTGAGTTGTATGTTGTCGGCGCCGGGCAATTCGGAAGCCTGACTGTCACCAAATCCACAATGGCGCAAAACCCGGCATTTCCGGTTTCCTGGAATTTTACGACCCAGGCCTATGTGGATGGTGAGCTGAATGGGTGGACCAACGTAAATCCAGCCGGATTGATGGGACAGGCCAACATCTGTGTTGACCAGTCGGACGGTCCCGGAAGGGGTTATGTGTATGTGCTTGCCTCAGTTGACCGGCTTTCGACCAACGACCCCGGAGATGTAATGTTTGCAAGGAGTACCAATGGCGGCTCCACCTGGGACCCACCCGTGAGGATCAACAATGATTTGGGAAACAATAAAGTTCAATGGTTTGGAACCATGTCGGTAGCGCCAAATGGTCGTATTGACGTTGTTTGGCTTGACACCAGAAACGGCGGATCCGGATCGGTCATGTCGGCACTCTATTATTCTTTTTCACTTGACCAGGGCGAGACCTGGTCGGACAACGAACAATTGTCCGAGCCTTTCGATCCACATGTAGGATGGCCAAACCAGGAAAAAATGGGTGATTATTTTGACATGAAATCAGATGAAGAGAGTGCTCACCTGGCTTGGTGTGGAACCTTCAACGGCGAGCAGGACGTTTACTACGCACGCATCACGCCGGTCATCACTTCAGTTCACCAAAAACCCCAGTCGGTCAATACGCCGGCCATTTCGTGCCTGCCCAATCCATTTACCGGCAGTGCAACAATCAGTTATTACATTCCGGAAACCGGCCATGTGGATGTTTCGATCTTTGATATGTACGGAAAAAAAATTAACACACTGGTTAACGGCCATCAACAAGGAGGAACCCACACCGTTTCGCTCACCGGCGACCAACTGACCGGAGGAATTTACATCTGTAGAATTACAGCCGGGGGAATAACCAAGACTTGCACTGTTGTTCACATAAAATAGTTATAGGCTCTGCAAATAAATCACATCGATTGATATGAGCAAATTTGATAACAAAGCGGTTATTCGCCGATACATCGAAGAGATAGAAAATACCGGAGATGTATCTAACATCCGGGAATTCATCTCAGAGGACTATGTGGAAGTTTTTGAGGGGGAGCGCTATAAGATCGGATTAAAAGGAGCAATAGATCACATTCTCGGTGTAAGACGGGTCTATCCCGATTTGAAACTGACGATCGAAAACCAGGTTTCCGAAGGTGAATGGGTTGTAACAAGCTACTCGGTTACTGGCACATTTAAAGAAGAATGGTTTGGTATGAAACCAACAGGAAAGTCAATTACCTTTACAGGAGTAAATGTTGATCGTATCAAGAATGGTAAAATTATTGAACACGGAGGTGCTGCCAACCTGTTGGAGCCATTAATGAAAGCAGGAGTAATAATTAAAAAAGAATGAGCACAGCCCAACATACCCAATGCCGGCCCATGGGTCATCAGTTAAAAGAATTATAAAATTGAGAATGTGGAAAATCAATAAGTATCAGAGTAAAAAGCTGGATTGGGCAGCTTGTTATCATGATGTTCAATGATTGAGTTTAAGTAAGCAATTTCAAAACATGACCAAAATGAAAGTCAAATGGTTCCTTTTGTTCATTATTACATCACTACCAATTTTCTTTTGCAATAGCTGTGAAAAGAACGAATCAGTGAGCCTGGAGGAACTCATAAAAAGCACTACCTGGACGCAGAAAACCGGATTCCTGAACGGGGAAGACATTGGCCAAATTAAAAGATTTCACCAAATGACCTTTTTTGAAAACGGATTTTGCCATATTGTCTGGGATCCCTGGCAGGGAGGATATCCTCCGCCTTCTGAATTGGACACCCTTGACACAAAGTATTATATTGAAAATAACCAACTCATTTTCCCTGAATCATTTGGTGAAATTATTATCGAATTAAATGGCACTATAGATACGCTTAAAACTTACGTAATGAGCTATGAAATAATTTCATTTGAAGAAAAACTGATTCACATGGATGGGCGGTTTGAACCAGATGATAGCAGTTCAATGTATTTGGGACCCCGGGAGATGTATTTGGAACCCTATTAGTGAAAATAGAATTACAGCTTTTAAAATGAAAAATGAAGCTCATGCAAGGATTAAAATCAACCAATTGCTGACAAAAGCGGGATGGAGATTCTTTGACAATGAGGACGGCAAAGCCAATATTTTACTCGAAAACCATGTGAAAATCACGCAACATGAAATTGACGCCTGGGGCAATGATTATGAAAAAACAAAATCCGGCTCTTTAGATTTCCTTCTCCTTGACAGCGACAACAATCCCGTTTGTGTGCTTGAAGCAAAAAAGGAGAGCCTTCATCCTCTGGTTGCCAAAGAACAAGCCCGAAAGTACGCTAAAACGGCTGGTGCGAGATATGCGATTTTGTCAAATGGCATTGTTCATTATTTCTGGGACGTAACCAAGGGCAACCCAAAACCTATTTACAAATTTCCTTCACCCGAAGAAATTGGAGCAATCAAAAACTGGAATCCTGACAGAAATTCCTTAGTCAGCGAAATAGTAACGGGTGACTACATCGTCAAGATACAAATGCCTGACTATGCAGAAAGGCCAGATTGGAAAGGCAGTGTAGATGCCAGCAAAGATTTTATCTGGTCAAATGGACTTAGATTTTTAAGACATTATCAGTTAAAAGCAATTCAGGCATTACAAGATGCTGTAGCAGAAGGAAAAGACAGATTTCTTTTTGAAATGGCAACAGGAACCGGAAAAACCCTGACTTCTGCGGCTGTAATCAGATTGTTTTTGAGAACCCAAAACGCAAGGCGGGTTTTGTTTCTGGTTGATCGCCTGGAACTGGAAGACCAGGCCTGGAAAGCTTTTACCGAATACCTGAAACCCGATTACAGCACATTCATTTTCAAAGAACACAAAAGCGACTGGCGAAAAGCGGACATCCTGGTAACAACCATTCAATCGCTGATGCACAACGACAAGTACCGGTATGATTTTTCGCCAACCGATTTTGACCTGTTAATATCTGATGAAGCCCACCGCTCGATTTCAGGAAATGCCCGTGCAGTGTTTGAGTATTTCCACGGCTACAAATTAGGTTTAACTGCTACCCCCAAAGACTATCTGAAAGGTGTTGATCCTGAAAAGGTAAAAGAGAACGACCCGAGGGAAATCGAACGCCGGATGTTGCGCGATACCTACACAACTTTCGGCTGTGAAGGCGGCGATCCAACTTACCGCTATTCATTGCTGGATGGAGTGAAGGATGGTTACCTGATCAATCCAAAGGTATTGGATGCCCGCACAGAAATTACCACCCAATTGCTTTCTGACAAAGGTTATGCAGTTGTTGTTCCAACCGAAGAAGGCGAAGAAACAGAAACCTTTATTTCACGTGATTTTGAAAAGAAATTCTTCTCCGAAAAGACCAACAGCATTTTCTGCCAGACATTTTTGGAAAATGCCTTGCGCGATCCGATAACAAAAGAAATCGGCAAAACCATCATTTTCGCTGTAAGCCAGAACCATGCGCGCAAACTGACCGAAATGCTGAATGAATTTGCCGGGCAGCTTTTTCCCGGGAAATACCATTCCGATTTTGCCATGCAGGTAACGTCTCAGGTAGCTGAAGCCCAACAAATGACCATCAACTTTACCAACAACAATCTGAGCGGAAAAACTACCTGGCTCGAAGGCTACAAGTCATGTAAAACAAGGGTTTGCGTTACCGTTGGGATGATGACAACCGGCTATGACTGCCCCGACCTGATGAACATCTGCATGATGCGACCCATTTTCAGTCCCGCCGATTTTGTGCAGATCAAAGGAAGGGGAACCCGCAAAAACACCTTTGAATTCAAGTTCAAAAACGAGCTGAACGACGAAGAAATCATCAGGCACGACAAGAAGGTGTTCTACCTGTTCGACTTTTTTGCCAACTGCGAATATTTCGAGGAGAAGTTCGACTATGATGAGAAACTGAAATTGCCGCTCCCGAAAAAAGGTACAGGCGTTGGTAGCGACGGCGGGGTTGACATTGATAAATACACCAGCTTTCGTCCCGACCCGCTATTAACCGTTAACGAAAAGGAAATTGGCTATGAAGGGATGCGGGTTGATCGCGAGCTGTTCAAAAAGTTTGAAGACCGCATTGTGATGGACGACATCATTAAAATGAATGTAGAGCTCGGCAACTGGGAACACGTTGTAAGTCACATACAACAGGAAATTTTCGACAAGCCCGAAGAATACTTTAACCTCGAAAAAATCAGGAAAGCCGCCAAAATTGACCGCAAAGTTTCTATCCGTGAAATCGTGGAGAAAATATTTGGCATCATTCCCAAATTCAAGTCAAAAGACGAATTGCTGGAGGAAGAGTTTGACAAGTTCATCTCTATCTATCCGCCGGAGGAAGATGTCAACCTCCGGGCGTTGAAGTACTTTTTCAAGGCGTACATAGTTGACCAGGACATCAGAAAGATTATTGAGACCAAAGATTTCCATGCTTTACAAACCCACCCAACGCTCACCATTTCACAATTCAGGGCGGTAGCGGCAAAATACAGGGAAGTGATTCCTGTTTACATCAAAGATTACATTAACCTTGATAAATTTGCCGCCTGATGAGTGAAAGGAAATACAAGGTTTTTATCAGCAGTGTTCAAAATGAGTTTGAATCGGAGCGGGCTGCACTGGAGCAATTCTTTTCATCGGATGTTTTACTGCAATTATTTTTCGAAACCTTTCTTTTTGAGCGGATTTCTGCCACAAGTCAGCCGCCGGAAAGCGTCTTCCTGGGGGAGGTGCAGAAAGCCGATCTCTATATTGGCCTGTTGGGAAAAAAGTACGGATTTGAAGACAAGGATGGGGTTTCTCCCACCGAAAAAGAGTATGAAGCAGCTAAGAAAAAAGAAATTCCACGCTGGATTTACATTTTAAAAACACCGGAAAAAAGGGATGAAAAGGAAGAGCGGTTCATTGAGAAAGTGAGCAGCGAAGTTTCGTGGAAGTTCTTCTCCGACATCGAAAGCCTCCGAAAGGAGGTGTATCACACCTGTATTGAGTTTTTGAAACAGAAGGGAAAAATCGAAAACAGTGATTTCGACAGCTCGCTTCATCCTTATGCCACACTTGACGACATTAGCGACAACCTTTTGCAGGAATTCATTGTTTTGGCGCGCGAAAAACGAAACTTTCCCGAAAAACCCAACACCCCCAAAGCTGATGTTTTAAAACGGCTGAACCTGACCCGCAACGGAAAAGTGGTAAACAGTGCATTGCTGCTCTTTTCAGCTAATCCGCAGCAGTTTTTTCCGTCGGCAACCGTAAAATGTGCACACTTTCACGGAACACTTGTTCAAAAACCAATACCCGATTACAAGGAATTCGGAGGCACCGTCTGGGATATGGCCGATAGTGCTGTGGACTTCATTCTCTCCAAAATCAATGTCTCAACCGGAACGCGCGACCATTCCAACCTGGTCGAAACGCAGTATGAAATTCCCAGGGTGGCCTTAGCAGAAGCAGTAATCAATGCCATTGCTCACCGTGACTATTACAGCAAGGGCAGTGTACAGATTTCGGTATTCACCGACCGCATTGAAATTGAAAACCCGGGACGCCTGCCCGACGAAATAACCATTGAAGACCTTAAAAAGGTACATTCATCCTATCCGCACAATTCTCTTCTGGCAAATTGCCTTTTTCACACCGGCGCCATCGAGCGTTTCGGCACCGGCACCAACGAGATGGTTGATAAGATTACTGAGAGGGGACTGGCAGAACCTGTATTTGTATCGAGAAATACCTTTAAGGTTGTTCTTTGGCGAAAACTTTTTGCTTATGGGCTAAAGAATAAAGTTAGGGAACAAGATAGGGAACAAGATAGGGAACAAGATGGGATACAAGATAGGGAACAAGTAGCAGAACAAATTTTACAGTTGATCCGGCAGATTCAGGGCGAAATGTCAGCCTCCGAATTGATGGATTTACTGAGCCTGAAAGGCAGAAGGAATTTTACGGAATACTATTTGCAACCATCTATAATGCAGGGTTATATAGAAATGAGCGATCCTGATAAACCTACAATAAAAACACAAACCTACCACCTGACAACCGACGGTTTGAAGCTTAAAGAAGCCATGAAAGCAGCGCCACCCACGCAGGAAACATCGCAAGCTACCGAACAAGTAACCGACCAGGTAGCCGAACAAGTAGCCGAACAAGTAACCGAACAAGTAGCCGAACAAGTGACCCGTTTAATAATGCAGTTGGATGATGAAATGAGTATTAAAGAAATATTGAATGTGTTGGGATTAAAACATCGGCCTACCTTAATTTATGGTTATCTAAACCCTTCATTGAATTCAGGTTTGGCAGAAATGACCCAACCTCATTCACCCAAAAGCCC
The nucleotide sequence above comes from Bacteroidales bacterium. Encoded proteins:
- a CDS encoding ester cyclase, translating into MSKFDNKAVIRRYIEEIENTGDVSNIREFISEDYVEVFEGERYKIGLKGAIDHILGVRRVYPDLKLTIENQVSEGEWVVTSYSVTGTFKEEWFGMKPTGKSITFTGVNVDRIKNGKIIEHGGAANLLEPLMKAGVIIKKE
- a CDS encoding T9SS type A sorting domain-containing protein, translated to MKKNLLVLLLAGALFALIPAHVSGQTLNTPKGNKTQMHQETPDDPYLPNAHLNKKTGPAYKVRNSGFFSTQVNVDEFGQNIYDDAANEPSIGIDPTDPQRMVIGWRQFDNINSNFRQAGHAYTTDGGETWTFPGVINPGIFRSDPVLDTDAEGTFYYNSLSVDNQNNYWCDVFKNGEGGFEWDEGTYAQGGDKQWMVIDKSGGMGDGHIYSFWTSNWSICYPQAFTRSIDEGASYEDCVEVPGDPYWGTMAVGPDGELYVVGAGQFGSLTVTKSTMAQNPAFPVSWNFTTQAYVDGELNGWTNVNPAGLMGQANICVDQSDGPGRGYVYVLASVDRLSTNDPGDVMFARSTNGGSTWDPPVRINNDLGNNKVQWFGTMSVAPNGRIDVVWLDTRNGGSGSVMSALYYSFSLDQGETWSDNEQLSEPFDPHVGWPNQEKMGDYFDMKSDEESAHLAWCGTFNGEQDVYYARITPVITSVHQKPQSVNTPAISCLPNPFTGSATISYYIPETGHVDVSIFDMYGKKINTLVNGHQQGGTHTVSLTGDQLTGGIYICRITAGGITKTCTVVHIK
- a CDS encoding DEAD/DEAH box helicase family protein: MKNEAHARIKINQLLTKAGWRFFDNEDGKANILLENHVKITQHEIDAWGNDYEKTKSGSLDFLLLDSDNNPVCVLEAKKESLHPLVAKEQARKYAKTAGARYAILSNGIVHYFWDVTKGNPKPIYKFPSPEEIGAIKNWNPDRNSLVSEIVTGDYIVKIQMPDYAERPDWKGSVDASKDFIWSNGLRFLRHYQLKAIQALQDAVAEGKDRFLFEMATGTGKTLTSAAVIRLFLRTQNARRVLFLVDRLELEDQAWKAFTEYLKPDYSTFIFKEHKSDWRKADILVTTIQSLMHNDKYRYDFSPTDFDLLISDEAHRSISGNARAVFEYFHGYKLGLTATPKDYLKGVDPEKVKENDPREIERRMLRDTYTTFGCEGGDPTYRYSLLDGVKDGYLINPKVLDARTEITTQLLSDKGYAVVVPTEEGEETETFISRDFEKKFFSEKTNSIFCQTFLENALRDPITKEIGKTIIFAVSQNHARKLTEMLNEFAGQLFPGKYHSDFAMQVTSQVAEAQQMTINFTNNNLSGKTTWLEGYKSCKTRVCVTVGMMTTGYDCPDLMNICMMRPIFSPADFVQIKGRGTRKNTFEFKFKNELNDEEIIRHDKKVFYLFDFFANCEYFEEKFDYDEKLKLPLPKKGTGVGSDGGVDIDKYTSFRPDPLLTVNEKEIGYEGMRVDRELFKKFEDRIVMDDIIKMNVELGNWEHVVSHIQQEIFDKPEEYFNLEKIRKAAKIDRKVSIREIVEKIFGIIPKFKSKDELLEEEFDKFISIYPPEEDVNLRALKYFFKAYIVDQDIRKIIETKDFHALQTHPTLTISQFRAVAAKYREVIPVYIKDYINLDKFAA
- a CDS encoding T9SS type A sorting domain-containing protein codes for the protein MTPPGSVSVADQAKLISYLQNGGSLYLESVNIAKDYASSSLNGYLGLTFMHDGNDNEVNVLYGNNQPLTEQLEMNYHGGTNAHYNVDRMNTFSGEMLFTCDGDFGRMVINEGENFKVVSSSVIMGAMANGYGLNLKPYLIGEMVNYFLGYDPTTGFNDLSLANHTISNFPNPFSSTTTIHFSVDEPGNVTVELFDAWSRKIKTLKQAFLIPGDYTVVWNATDESGNLVNSGIYYSKMAIGNTVKTNKMILVR
- a CDS encoding T9SS type A sorting domain-containing protein, which encodes MKQLVVLLLLLLITSQLSAQNAGQPTLVKCKHQEHHTSHFGFGRYERPEWYDDYNVTFYFLDINVENNTTFVSGNATTIADVKRLSLEEFKFELLAQLTIDSVIVNGVNSSFTRLDDEVTVALQNNLTLGETLSFTVYYNGQAPSGGFFSGISTAYIQSWGKNVTWTLSEPFNAKQWWPCKQDLYDKADSVYVFATTSDINKVGSNGLLTAVTSMPGNKARYEWKSYYPIAYYLISISVSDYQEYNIYAKPTELPGDSILIQNFIYNSPGCLNYYKEGIDRTSSFIELLSEYYGMYPFKDEKYGHCLAGIGGGMEHQTMTTIGGFSFGLVAHELGHMWFGDNVTCATWSDIWINEGFASYTEYLTAYYIQGPSSGASWMNGAHNSIKSSPGGSVYVPPDEVNPGNVWRIFDGRLSYKKGAAIIHVLRQEIQNDELFFEILQEFQDQYRDSVATGVDFVNVANQLSGQHFGYFLEQWYFGEGYPIYDVIWNQSADKLYITTTQTASTNVTTLFETYVEYKVNYTDATNEIILLRQTENVNNYEIPISKPVASIELDPDNWLIKDVDGIMVGISNHDSPVHFSLAPNPSSDKMNLYFDQQNISPKEVLITDLTGKAILKTTAGDPIFTIDVSGFAPGVYLVTVFDGQHRLTQRLIRK
- a CDS encoding DUF4062 domain-containing protein; protein product: MSERKYKVFISSVQNEFESERAALEQFFSSDVLLQLFFETFLFERISATSQPPESVFLGEVQKADLYIGLLGKKYGFEDKDGVSPTEKEYEAAKKKEIPRWIYILKTPEKRDEKEERFIEKVSSEVSWKFFSDIESLRKEVYHTCIEFLKQKGKIENSDFDSSLHPYATLDDISDNLLQEFIVLAREKRNFPEKPNTPKADVLKRLNLTRNGKVVNSALLLFSANPQQFFPSATVKCAHFHGTLVQKPIPDYKEFGGTVWDMADSAVDFILSKINVSTGTRDHSNLVETQYEIPRVALAEAVINAIAHRDYYSKGSVQISVFTDRIEIENPGRLPDEITIEDLKKVHSSYPHNSLLANCLFHTGAIERFGTGTNEMVDKITERGLAEPVFVSRNTFKVVLWRKLFAYGLKNKVREQDREQDREQDGIQDREQVAEQILQLIRQIQGEMSASELMDLLSLKGRRNFTEYYLQPSIMQGYIEMSDPDKPTIKTQTYHLTTDGLKLKEAMKAAPPTQETSQATEQVTDQVAEQVAEQVTEQVAEQVTRLIMQLDDEMSIKEILNVLGLKHRPTLIYGYLNPSLNSGLAEMTQPHSPKSPTQKYRLTPKGKLLQQQLRKKQHVRHPDQKKN